ACTGGTTTGATGCGATTTGGCTGGTTTATGTAGATGCTCAGACACAATTGCAGCGCTTAATGGCTAGAAATCGTTTAGACAAAGGAAAAGCAAGGCAGCGAATAGCCAGTCAGTTACCAATAGAGGAAAAAAAGCCCTATGCCAGTCTAGTGATTGATAATAGTGGGGATATTGCAGCCTTAATAAAGCAAGTACAATCTGCGTTGTTGTTATTAGCCAATCCGAGGTAGCTAAGCTGAGAGATTCGTATCATAGCTGTCAAAATCAAGCTATTTCTGTCTAAAACTAGCTGGTCCCTTTTAAATTAGCGCATCAAGGGTTATATGTTATAATAGTATTAAGAGTGAGACCCTTCTAAACACTTTAACTTATGGGTAAACACATATCGATAAGTATGATCATCAAAAAAGAGGAAGCCTATGACTACAATGACAATTGCAAAAGGCAATCAACCGATAGCCTTACAATTAGGGATGCTAAATCGTCACGGTTTGATTGCTGGAGCGACTGGAACAGGTAAAACTGTGACCTTAAAAGTGCTAGCAGAGCAATTAAGTTTAGCTGGTGTGCCAGTCTTTTTGGCAGATATCAAAGGAGACCTGTCTAATCTTACTAAAGCAGGAGAGGTGACTGATAAATTGGCTGCGCGTTTAGCCACAATCGGGGTAAGTGATTACCAGCCTCAGGCCTTTCCTGTAAGAATGTGGGATGTTTTTGGTCAAAACGGTCAACCCTTACGGACAACGATTTCTGAGCTGGGACCTATGATGTTGTCGCGTTTATTGAATCTTAATGATACCCAGACAGGTGTCTTAAACATCGTCTTTAAAATCGCCGACGAGAAAGGTTGGCTTTTGATTGATTTGAAAGACTTGCAGGCTATCTTAAAAGAAGTTGGTGACCATGCCTCAGACTACTCCAGCCATTACGGTAATATCGCTAAGCAATCTATCGGGGCTATCCAAAGAAGTCTCTTGACTTTGGAACAAGAAGGGGCCCACCAATTTTTTGGAGAGCCTGCTTTAGATGTGGCTGATTTGATGCAATTAGATGTTGCTTCGGGTTATGGAGCCATTAACATTTTGTCAGCGACTAAGCTTTTTCAATCTCCTACCCTTTACACAACCTTCTTACTTTGGTTATTATCAGAGCTGTACAAATTATTGCCAGAAGTTGGGGATTTGGACAAACCTAAGATGGTTTTCTTTTTTGATGAAGCTCACTTGCTCTTCAAAGATGCCCCTAAAGTTTTCTTGGAAAAAGTTGAACAGATTGTGCGACTTATTCGTTCAAAGGGAGTTGGGATTTTCTTTGTGACTCAAAACCCACTTGATTTGCCAGAAACGGTTTTGGCTCAGCTTGGAAATCGTATTCAGCATGCCTTTCGCGCTTATACACCGAAAGAACAAAAGGCGGTTCGTGTCGCTGCGGATACTTTCCGACAAAATCCTGACTTAGATGTGGCAAGGGTGATTACAGAACTAGAAGTCGGTGAGGCCTTGATTTCTGTTTTGAATGATAAGGGACAACCATCCATCGTTGAACGTGCCTATATCATGCCGCCTAAGAGTAGCTTTGCTGTTTTGTCAGAGATAGAGAGTCAGCAGCTTGTGCAGTCCTCACCTTTTGCCAGTAAATATAGTCAGTCCATTGACCGTGAATCTGCTTATGAAAAATTAGCTGCTAAGGTTTTAGAAGACAACCGACTGGCCCAAGAAGCGATAGCGACAGCACAACGCGAAAAAGAAGCTAAAGAAGCCATCAAGGCGCAAGCAGCTACCAAAAAAGCTAATCGGCGTTCTGTTGGGCGTTCCCACAAAACAGTCGTCGAAAAAGCAACAGATGCGTTTATTAGTACGACGGTTAGAACAATTGGGCGAGAACTGGTCAGAGGTTTACTGGGTAGTTTACGTAAACGATGAAGGCTATCAGATGAGACTTAGCACTATTATGGGACACTGTTTTTGGCAGAAATGTGTTATAATAATCAAAGGCCCAATGGAAAGAAGATGATGATCTATTAGTGATAAAGCGGTAACGACAGTGAACTGGCGACAAAATCTAAAAGTGGCTTGGCTTGGTAACTTCTTTACTGGGGCAAGCTTTTCACTTGTTATGCCTTTTATGGCTCTATATGTGGAAAATTTAGGTACTCCGACAGAATTAGTAGAATACTATGCTGGTCTGGCAGTTGCTGTGACGGCACTTGCTTCAGCTTTATTTGCTCCTGTTTGGGGGAAGTTGGCTGATCGTTATGGCCGAAAACCTATGATGCTGCGAGCCAGTTTTGTTATGACATTTACAATGGGTGGTTTAGCTATTATTCCTAATGTGTTTTGGTTACTCATTTTGAGATTATTAACAGGTGTCTTTGCGGGCTATGTGCCAAATGCCACTGCCTTGATTGCCAGCCAAGCCCCAAAAGAGGAGTCAGGTTATGCTTTAGGCACATTAGCAACAGGAGTGACAGCAGGCGCTTTAATTGGTCCTTTACTAGGGGGAATTTTGGCAGAGCTATTAGGAATTCGACAAGTTTTCTTATTAGTTGGTGTGATATTATTTTTATGTTCTTTAATGACAGCTGTTTATGTTAAAGAAGAGTTTAAGCCGGTTAGGCGCTTTGAGATGATACCTACAAAAGTCATTTTAAAACAGGTAAAAAGTCCCCAGATTATGCTTGGTTTATTTGTGACTAGTATGATTATTCAAATTTCAGCTCAATCAGTGGCCCCCATTTTATCATTGTATATTCGTCATCTTGGTCAAACTCACAACTTAATGTTTACTTCAGGCCTGGTAGTTTCGGCCATGGGGTTTTCTAGCTTATTTAGCAGTTCTTACTTAGGAAAATTAGGAGATCGATTTGGCAATCATCGGTTATTGTTAGCCGCTTTGTGTTATAGCTTTATCATGTATTTTAGCAGTGCCTTAGCGCAGACCAGTTTTCAATTAGGAGTACTACGCTTTGCTTATGGGTTTGGTGTGGGCGCTTTGATGCCAAGTATTAACTCTTTACTAACTAAGTTAACACCAAAAGAAGGTATTTCTAGAGTATTTGCCTATAATCAAATGTTTAGTAACCTTGGTCAAGTCATTGGCCCTTTTATTGGATCAAATGTGGCTGTAGTGTTAGGCTACCGTTCTGTTTTTTATGTGACTAGTTTGATTGTGTTTGTTAATTTAATATGGAGTTTGATTATATTTCGAAAATATATTAAAGTTAAGGATATTGTGTGAGAGTAAAAATTAATTTAGAATGTAGTGAGTGTGGCAGTAACAATTATCTAACCAGTAAAAATAAAAGCAGTCATCCGGAAAAAATAAAAGTTCCCAAATACTGCCCCAAGGAGAGAAAAGTGACCCTGCATGTTGAAACTTGATAAGAATTGTGTTAGAATGGTCATGACAATAGTGGAGGAAATAACATGTACAACTTACTACTTACGATATTGCTAGTACTGTCGGTATTGCTTGTGATTGCTATTTTTATGCAACCTCAAAAAAACCCAAGTAGCAATGTTTTTGATAGCAGCGGTTCAGAAGCCTTGTTTGAACGTACAAAAGCTCGTGGCTTTGAAGCATTCATGCAACGATTCACAGCAGTTCTAGTATTTTTTTGGCTAGCGATTGCACTTGTGCTTGCCATTTTATCAAGTAAATAAGGAGTGAGCTTGACAGAGTTAGTCTAGCTCATTTTTTTATCAGCGAAACGGATTGATATCCTCCAACAAACAAAACAGAAATAGAAATTAGGTATGATGAAAGAAAGAATTATGACTTACCTCAAGGAGCATGGCAAGTCCAATGTGAACGACTTGGCTGCGGCCTTGGAGATGGCTGGAGCTAAGCATTTTCCCAGCCTTATTAAAACCATTTCCAAAATGGAAAGTCAGAGCCTGTTACGGTTTTCAGATGATGGCAGTCTGGCTCTTAGAAAAGAGCGTGAAAAGAAAAAAGAACCTACTGTTCAGGGTGTTTTTCGTGCCAATAAAGCAGGCTTTGGTTTCTTACATGTGGATGAGAATGAAGATGACATGTTTATCGGTCGTAATGATGTTGGGTATGCTATTGATGGTGATACTGTCGAAGTAGTGGTTAAAAAGCCAGCAGACCGTCTCAAAGGCACAGCGGCTGAAGCTAAGGTCGTTGCTATTGTTGACCGTTCTTTAAAAACAGCTGTTGGAACCTTTATTTTAGATGATGACAAACCAAAATATGCTGGTTATATCAGGTCCAAAAACCAAAAGATTCAACAAAAAATCTATATCAAAAAAGAACCTGTTGTGCTTAAAGGCACTGAAATCATCAAGGTTGATATTGATAAATACCCGATACGCGGGCACGATTATTTTGTAGCCAGTGTGCGTGATATCGTAGGCCATCAAGGAGACGTTGGAATTGATGTCCTAGAAGTCCTTGAATCGATGGATATCGTGTCAGAATTTCCAGCAGAAGTTTTAGCTGAGGCCAATGCTATTTCAGAAGCACCAACTGCTAAAGATTTAATAGGCCGTGTGGATTTGCGTCAAGAAACCACCATTACTATTGATGGTGCGGACGCCAAAGACTTAGATGATGCTATCCATATTAAGCTATTGGATAACGGGAATTATGAACTTGGGGTACATATTGCGGATGTCTCATATTATGTGACAGAAGGATCTGCCCTTGATAAGGAAGCTATCGCCCGTGGCACTTCTGTCTATGTCACCGATCGTGTGGTTCCGATGTTACCAGAGCGTTTGTCAAATGGCATCTGCTCTTTGAACCCTAACATTGATCGTTTGACCCAGTCAGCCTTGATGGAAATTAATTCTCAAGGGCATGTGGTCAATTATCAAATCTGTCAATCAGTGATTAAGACAACTTACCGAATGACGTATAGTACGGTCAATGACATGATTGCAGGAGATGAAGAAGCGCTCCAAGAATTCGCTAGCATTGCTGATGATGTGACCCTCATGGTGGCTTTGCATAGGATTTTGGAAGCTATGCGGTCAAAACGAGGCGCCTTGAATTTTGATACGCAAGAAGCAAAAATTATTGTTAATGACAAAGGAATGCCGGTTGATGTGGTGCTTCGTCAAAGGGGCATTGCGGAGCGGATGATTGAATCCTTTATGCTAGCAGCCAATGAGTGTGTTGCGGAGCATTTTGCAAAAGCTAAGTTACCGTTTATCTACCGTATTCACGAAGAACCAAAGGCCGAAAAACTTCAACAATTTATTGATTACGCTAGCACCTTTGGTATTCACATTCAAGGAACAGCCAACAAGATTTCTCAGGAAGCCTTGCAAGCCTTTATGGCAAAAGTCGAAGGTCAACCAGGAGCAGAAGTGCTCAACATGATGCTTCTACGTTCCATGCAACAAGCGAGGTATTCTGAACATAATCATGGCCATTACGGTTTGGCCGCAGAATATTACACTCACTTTACCAGTCCGATTCGTCGTTACCCTGACTTATTGGTTCACCGCATGGTTCGTGAGTACAATCAACCTAGTCAAGAAAAGCGCGACCATTTTGCTCAGATCATTCCAGAATTAGCAACATCTTCTTCACAGTTAGAGCGTCGTGCTATTGATGCTGAACGCGTGGTTGAAGCCATGAAAAAAGCTGAGTATATGGCAGAGTATGTCGGCGAAGAATTTGACGGTATCGTTTCCAGTGTCGTTAAATTTGGTTTTTTTGTAGAATTGCCAAATACGATTGAAGGTTTGGTTCATATCACTAGCTTACCGGAATACTATCACTTTAATGAAAGAACGCTAAGCCTTCAAGGTGAAAAATCAGGTAAGGTCTTTAAGGTCGGTCAACCTATTCGTGTGAAATTGGTTAAGGCTGACAAGGAAACTGGTGACATTGACTTTGAGTATTTACCTAGCGACTTTGATGTGGTTGAAAAAATCAAGATGTCGGATAAAGCTAGTCGACGAGATCGCCGTAAATCCTCAAAATCATCTAAAGGGACAAAGAAAAAAGAACCTAAAGAAGTAGCCAAGGCAAAAACCAAGGGTAAAACTAAAAAAGGGTCTAAAAAACCATTTTACAAAGAACAAGCAAAAAAGAAGAGTCGTAAAAGGAGTTAACTATGGCAAAAGGTGAAGGTCATATACTGGCGCAAAATAAAAAGGCTAGACATGATTATCACATTGTTGAAACCGTTGAAGCAGGGATTGTCTTAACGGGAACTGAGATTAAAAGTGTTCGTGCAGCTCGTATTCAACTGAAAGATGGCTTTGCCCAAATTAAGAATGGGGAAGCGTGGTTGGTCAACGTGCATATTGCACCTTTTGAACAAGGTAATATTTGGAACGCTGATCCTGAACGAACCCGCAAACTGCTGCTCAAAAAACGTGAGATTACGCATCTAGCAAATGAACTTAAAGGATCTGGCATGACCTTAGTTCCTCTCAA
The genomic region above belongs to Streptococcus pyogenes and contains:
- a CDS encoding helicase HerA-like domain-containing protein; this encodes MTTMTIAKGNQPIALQLGMLNRHGLIAGATGTGKTVTLKVLAEQLSLAGVPVFLADIKGDLSNLTKAGEVTDKLAARLATIGVSDYQPQAFPVRMWDVFGQNGQPLRTTISELGPMMLSRLLNLNDTQTGVLNIVFKIADEKGWLLIDLKDLQAILKEVGDHASDYSSHYGNIAKQSIGAIQRSLLTLEQEGAHQFFGEPALDVADLMQLDVASGYGAINILSATKLFQSPTLYTTFLLWLLSELYKLLPEVGDLDKPKMVFFFDEAHLLFKDAPKVFLEKVEQIVRLIRSKGVGIFFVTQNPLDLPETVLAQLGNRIQHAFRAYTPKEQKAVRVAADTFRQNPDLDVARVITELEVGEALISVLNDKGQPSIVERAYIMPPKSSFAVLSEIESQQLVQSSPFASKYSQSIDRESAYEKLAAKVLEDNRLAQEAIATAQREKEAKEAIKAQAATKKANRRSVGRSHKTVVEKATDAFISTTVRTIGRELVRGLLGSLRKR
- a CDS encoding multidrug efflux MFS transporter; the encoded protein is MNWRQNLKVAWLGNFFTGASFSLVMPFMALYVENLGTPTELVEYYAGLAVAVTALASALFAPVWGKLADRYGRKPMMLRASFVMTFTMGGLAIIPNVFWLLILRLLTGVFAGYVPNATALIASQAPKEESGYALGTLATGVTAGALIGPLLGGILAELLGIRQVFLLVGVILFLCSLMTAVYVKEEFKPVRRFEMIPTKVILKQVKSPQIMLGLFVTSMIIQISAQSVAPILSLYIRHLGQTHNLMFTSGLVVSAMGFSSLFSSSYLGKLGDRFGNHRLLLAALCYSFIMYFSSALAQTSFQLGVLRFAYGFGVGALMPSINSLLTKLTPKEGISRVFAYNQMFSNLGQVIGPFIGSNVAVVLGYRSVFYVTSLIVFVNLIWSLIIFRKYIKVKDIV
- the rpmG gene encoding 50S ribosomal protein L33 translates to MRVKINLECSECGSNNYLTSKNKSSHPEKIKVPKYCPKERKVTLHVET
- the secG gene encoding preprotein translocase subunit SecG, yielding MYNLLLTILLVLSVLLVIAIFMQPQKNPSSNVFDSSGSEALFERTKARGFEAFMQRFTAVLVFFWLAIALVLAILSSK
- the rnr gene encoding ribonuclease R; translation: MMKERIMTYLKEHGKSNVNDLAAALEMAGAKHFPSLIKTISKMESQSLLRFSDDGSLALRKEREKKKEPTVQGVFRANKAGFGFLHVDENEDDMFIGRNDVGYAIDGDTVEVVVKKPADRLKGTAAEAKVVAIVDRSLKTAVGTFILDDDKPKYAGYIRSKNQKIQQKIYIKKEPVVLKGTEIIKVDIDKYPIRGHDYFVASVRDIVGHQGDVGIDVLEVLESMDIVSEFPAEVLAEANAISEAPTAKDLIGRVDLRQETTITIDGADAKDLDDAIHIKLLDNGNYELGVHIADVSYYVTEGSALDKEAIARGTSVYVTDRVVPMLPERLSNGICSLNPNIDRLTQSALMEINSQGHVVNYQICQSVIKTTYRMTYSTVNDMIAGDEEALQEFASIADDVTLMVALHRILEAMRSKRGALNFDTQEAKIIVNDKGMPVDVVLRQRGIAERMIESFMLAANECVAEHFAKAKLPFIYRIHEEPKAEKLQQFIDYASTFGIHIQGTANKISQEALQAFMAKVEGQPGAEVLNMMLLRSMQQARYSEHNHGHYGLAAEYYTHFTSPIRRYPDLLVHRMVREYNQPSQEKRDHFAQIIPELATSSSQLERRAIDAERVVEAMKKAEYMAEYVGEEFDGIVSSVVKFGFFVELPNTIEGLVHITSLPEYYHFNERTLSLQGEKSGKVFKVGQPIRVKLVKADKETGDIDFEYLPSDFDVVEKIKMSDKASRRDRRKSSKSSKGTKKKEPKEVAKAKTKGKTKKGSKKPFYKEQAKKKSRKRS
- the smpB gene encoding SsrA-binding protein SmpB; its protein translation is MAKGEGHILAQNKKARHDYHIVETVEAGIVLTGTEIKSVRAARIQLKDGFAQIKNGEAWLVNVHIAPFEQGNIWNADPERTRKLLLKKREITHLANELKGSGMTLVPLKVYLKDGFAKVLIGLAKGKHEYDKRETIKRRDQERDIKKQMKHYNAR